The Chryseobacterium indicum genome includes a window with the following:
- a CDS encoding helix-turn-helix domain-containing protein, with protein MKICGQNIRKIRRSKDFTQEYMAFEMGISQKAYSDIENSKVKINLDILTRISDILEIKPSDICSISDKCGNGYEDKYNDLVEYMKKNGIEVPKEYL; from the coding sequence ATGAAAATATGTGGACAAAATATCAGAAAAATAAGACGGAGTAAGGATTTTACTCAGGAATATATGGCTTTTGAGATGGGGATTTCTCAGAAAGCATATTCCGATATTGAAAATTCCAAAGTAAAGATCAATCTCGATATTCTTACCAGAATTTCGGATATTTTAGAAATTAAACCTTCTGACATATGCAGTATTTCAGATAAGTGCGGTAATGGCTATGAAGATAAATATAATGATCTGGTAGAGTATATGAAGAAAAACGGAATTGAAGTTCCTAAAGAATATTTATAG